One uncultured Draconibacterium sp. genomic window, AAGAGATCGTCGCGACATGATCCAGTACATCAATTTACAACTGGCGTCGCTTGGTCAACCTTTATTTGCTGATGATTCAGATTCGGGTACTAAATATGCCAATGCTAAATTTCAGTCATTAACTGAAGGTTTAATTAGTAGTTTCCGCGAGAAATCGCGTTTGTTGAGCGACCATCTTTCGCCCGCCGACACCCGAATTCAAAACTTTATTGATGATTATTTGAAAGAAGTAGAGTTTGATAAGGAATTTCGTTTGCCAAGCGAAACGTTGGTTTTAAACCAAAAAGGAATGGCGCGCGAGCTTAGTTTGCCTCCGGATGGTAATGAGTTTAAGAGCGACCTGGTAAGTTCTTATCGTCTGAAACAGGGAATTCTGAACAATCCTGCAGCAGATAAGCGTACTACTAAAGGTACCTTTCATATTGTTCGCGGAGGATTACCGGTTCCTTTGGATAAAAAGGAAGTGCCGAAAATTACTTTCGCACACATGTTAAATGCCGCGGTAAATCCGCCTGAAGATTTAAAATTACTGCCATTTACATCAAAACAGGAAAACAAAGCCAAAGTGTTTGTTTCCTTGCTGTTACGTCCTGTAGTTTGCCCTGAAGTTGAAGGAGTAATTAGTGAAAAAAGTATGGAAGTTCGCTTTTTTGCTCCGGGAAGTCTGGTGAGTAACCTCGACTTTGTTGAAACCATTTTTGGAAATGCAGGCGATCACAATTTGGCTATTAACGATGCTGCTCTTGATATTACACACTGGACCGGTCATACCGGATGTATTATTTTGGCACCGCATTTAACCAAATTAAAAAAGAAAGACATTGGTTTACCTCACTACGACGATGCGTCGGAACGTCAGAAACACGACGGAATGTGCTGGAAAGACAAAGATGAACTGTACAATGACGGATCGGCTTTTAAACTTACCTGTCGCGACGAGCGTGGGGTAGTGGTAACTATAATTGCTGATAATTATTATGGTTATTCTAAAAAAGAAATAAAAACTCAGATTAGTTACTCGGCCAACCTTTTTGGTTTGGTGGAAGAAGAACATTCCGGTGGTGCAATTGCATTTCCGCGCGGAAACATGAGTGACAAAGTGTTTGGCACCAACTTTACCAACAAATTTGATTTACCTTATTCTTTTGATGATGTAAAAAAATTGCTGGCCGATAAAATTGAAGTTCAGGAAGGAAATTATGCCATCGATAAGAAATTTGAAAATGTAATTTATATTCCTGAAAACGCAGATATTAGTGTTGATCAGAGTTCGGTAAGCTGGACCTATAAAGGGAAAGAGTACAGTTTAAAACTTTCGCCCGATAAAACCTATGTACATCCAACCGGACACAAATTTCAATTGGTAAAACATCCGACACAACAAATGTGGAGGATAATTGATACTGCTCCGGAGGGTATTTTCTGTCATAAACCAAGTACTGTTTCGGGTGGAGGAAAATCGGAAATCTCAAAATCGATGCAAAACGCCATCAAGTATGGTTCTTTTTACATCGAAAATCTGGAAGAAGCCCAAAATAAAGTTGATGAGATTATTAACCGCGACTACTCGCACCGATGGAAAAACATCAGAAACGATTCCGGTAAATCTCGTCCCTTTCTTAGTAAAGAAAGAGCTTTGGGATCTGCAGTAAAACTGTTAACTCCTTCTGATCAGTACAGCGATGAGTACAATAAATTCTTAGAAGAAATTCCGGACCACATTCGTACACTGGCCTTTTTTGTTAAGCGCCATTACCGTGGTTTTGAAGAAAAAGGAATGGCCTGGAAAGAACTGTTTACCGTTGAGATTGTAAACGGACGTCCGGGGAATGTACTTCGTTACAAACACAACCCAATTGCTGCCAGTTATGTTCGAATCGGATTTAACCAGGAAGGAAGATGGTATTTGCACAAATTGCGATCAGACTTTGTTCCTTCAATGAAAATTCAAACTGAAGATGATATTTCGGCAACAATTACAATTCCTTCAAATCGTTTAAATAATTTAAACAAGGAATACACCAACAAGAGTGTTAAGCTGGTTGCCAACTGCGAAAGTTATTTGTTTCAACGTCCGGATGAAGCTGTGATACGGGGGTACGATAAAGAGGCTGAAATGGAGATTGTTGAGAACAATACCTTTTTAACGAATTACGAACCGCTAACCAAAGAAAACGCACAGGAGCTGATTGAAAATGCAATTAGTTTTGAAAGATACACTCAGCCGGTAAAAGACTTTATTACTGAAGTTGCCAATAGCGAAAACGATACTTATTTTGTAACGCCTTCGCATACACGAATTGTGGATGGAGAGCCTACAAAAAACCCGCGTTACCTTCAACGAAATATTTTTAAGGAGGAAACACAAGATGCGTATCTGGGGGAAATAGGTGTTCGTTTGTACCGGAAAATTAAACCAAAAGATCCGGTAGTATGGCCTGTAAATGCTGTGTTGCCCGGGCGAAGAAATAATCCTGCCGACCCGGAAGCAGGCATTCGTCCGCTTAGTGTGTACAATCCTATTCATTACCAGGAACTTCCTGAGTTGTTTATGGATTTTATTGCAAGTATCACCGGTAAATCACCATCAACAACCGGAGCCGGGTTAGAGGGAGCTTTAACAAAAGGACCATTTAATATGCTTGCTCCAACAACCGACTTAAATAATGCATTGCTTTCCTATATTCTTACCGAATACCAGGGATTTAGTTCTGCTGCCGGTTACATTGGTTCCGAAAACAGATTCGATCACGACATTAGTATCTTAATTCCTGAAATTTGGGCTCGTTTGGTACCTGAAGATCGCGATCCAAAGAAACTGATTGAAAACAAATGTCTTGAAAAACTGGAAGATTTTGAATACAAAGGGAAAAAAGTACTGGCCAGTCGTTTGGGATATCGAATTACCAAAAACTTTGCTTTCCGTTGTATGAACCGTTTGTTTGACGAGCCGCTGGCCGTGTTTAACGAGCGGATGTTAAAACCTGAATTGCAGGGAATGGATGAATACGTAGATGGTATTGATAATATTACTGATGCTATGAAACGCGCTTCCTTGCCATATTTTGAAGATGGTAGTGTTGCAGCCGCCATTCCACCGCTAAAAGTATTGTTACATGTTATGGCATATGGACACTATGAAGGCAAAGATATCAGTGATCCGGAATTGCGTAAGTTGTTTGAACGGGAAGAAGTAATTAAAAGCGATTGGTACAAAGCTCGTTTAGAACTGAAACAAAAACACGATGTTGCTTTTTATGTAGCACAAGTAGGGTATTTGGAAGATTTTATGGACAACAAAGAAAATGCGAGCCTTATTGTTCCAATGGACATTCCCGGACGCCTGGCTAAGGTGAAAGAAATGTTGCAGCATGTAGAATCGAAACAATACATTAAAGAGTTAGTTGGTACCATTGGTGCCGATCCGCTGTACAAGAAGTAATTTACCCGATTTTAAAATACAGGAGCCGTTTTCGCATTAAGAAAACGGCTCTTTTTTTATTGTTTTCATACGTAAATATCCTTAATATCCAGCAGCCTGACCGTCTTTTCTCGATTCAGAAGCTCCAAAATATACCTTGTTCTTTTTATCGAATAATATGGCCTGGTATCCTCCGTAAGGGCCTAGCGCATACGAAATGCGGTGGCCTTTGCTCATTAATTCGCGAATGGTTTGGTATTCAAATCCACTTTCCAGAGAAACAACACCGCCGTCCGTCATTTTTTCACCTGTTGGCTGGCTCGATCCGTCGTGACTGATTCGTGGTGCGTCACCGGCTTCCTGCAAATTCATGCCAAAATCAATCAGGTTACAAACTATTTGCACGTGTCCCTGTGGTTGCATGGCGCCTCCCATTAAACCAAAACTGATAAATGGTTCGCCATCTTTGGTAATAAATGCAGGAATTATAGTGTGAAACGGGCGTTTGTGTGGTTCGTAAACATTCATGTGGCCTTCTTCCAATGCAAACAATTCGCCGCGGTCTTGTAAAATAAATCCGAGTTTTCCCGGAGTCATTCCCGAACCCATGCCGCGGTAATTACTTTGAATCAGCGATACCATATTTCCGTCTTTGTCGGCAGTTGTCAGGTAAATGGTATTTCCCTGTTCCAACTCACCGGCAGGATAGGACCGGGCCGAACGATTCTCGTTAATAAGCGTTGCCCTTTCTTTTCCATATTCCTTTGAAATGAGTGCTTCGATTGGAATCTTGTTAAAATCCATGTCTGAATAATATTTGGCGCGGTCCTCGTAGGCCAGCTTTTTGGCTTCAATAAAGGTGTGCATGTATTCCGGTGTGCCGAATCCCATTTTAGCAATATCGAAGTTTTCCAAAATGTTTAACATTTGTAAAACAGCAGTTCCTTGTCCGTTTGGCGGTAGTTCCCAAACATCGTATCCTCGGTAGTTGGTCGATATGGGTTCTACCCATTCCGATGTATGATCTTCGAAATCTTTCATGCTTAAAAAACCGCCTTGCTCCTGAATGTAGGCAACAATTTTTTCAGCAATTTCTCCTTTGTAAAACACATCCCTGCCTTGTTCTGCAATCAGTTTAAAGGTGTTTGCCAGGTACAGATTTTTAAATATTTCACCTTTCTCAGGTGCTTTTCCATCCGGCATAAAAATTTCTTCAAATCCGGGATATTCTTTCAAATAAGAACTTCTGCCCCAGTAGTAGGCAATCAACTCGGTAAGTGGAAATCCGTTTTCAGCATAGTAAATGGCGGGACTAAGTATTTCATGCATGGTTTTGCTTCCAAATTTTTTATGCAATTCGAACCAACCGTCCACACAACCCGGCACCGAAACAGGAAGCGGACCCAGTGACGGGATTTTTTCGTAGCCATTTTCTTTAAAATAATCCAAAGTTAAGTTGTATGGTGAACGCCCACTGGCATTTAATCCATATAGTTTTTTCGATTTTGCATCCCACACAATGGCAAACAGGTCGCCCCCCATTCCGTTTCCGGTAGGTTCAACCAGGCCCAGTACTGCATTTGCAGCAATGGCTGCGTCGATGGCATTTCCTCCGGATTTAAGTATGTCTAATGCAGCTTGCGTGGCCAAAGGCTGGCTGGTGCAGGCCATGCCGTTTTGCGCAATAACTTCGCTGCGTGTGGCAAAAGTTAAACCGGTCACCCTATCCTGGGCAAAAACCAGGCTTCCAACTAGTAAAAAGAAAATAGTGCTGATAAAATGTTTCATTTCTCGTGGTTTATTGTTGTCAGGAAGCCTAAAAATAGCAAAAATTATGGTGTAGCAAGAGCTTCGGTTTTGGGAAACAGGAATAATGGCATTTTAAACATAACCAATTGAAAAGTCTGCCGGAATACTTTTTAACAATCCATAAAAACTTATATAAATTGCTTGTAAATTCGGGTTAAACTCTGAACTTTAAACTTTCAACCTGTCTGCCACAAAGCAGGCTCGAAACTCATTTTAATGGAACGATTTCTTTCTCAATGTGCTAATTATATTTATCAGAAGCATTCTAATGAATTGAATGAACTTTGTCTGGTTTTTCCTAACCGCAGGTCGGGCGCTTTTTTTACCCAATATATGCAGGATGTGATTAAACGGCCGGTTGTTGGCCCTAAAACCACCACTGTAAATGAGCTGATATCATCCTATTCTGATTTGCACAAAGGAGAAAAATTACAGTTAATTTCCATATTATACGATGTTTTTAGAAAACATACCAAAACCACAGAAACCTTTGATGAGTTTTATTTTTGGGGCGAAATTTTGCTGGCCGATTTTAACGACATAGATCGTTATCTGGTAAATGCCAAAGATGTTTTTACAAATATCTCCGATTTAAAGGAAATTGAATCGATCTTTGATTACCTCACTCCCGAGCAAAAAAAAGCGCTGGAGCAGTTTTGGGGAAGTATGGCGGTTGTCGATAAAAAAGGATTTCAGGAAAAATACACTTTTATATGGGATAAGCTTTTCCCTGTTTATGTTGATTTTAAAAAGGAATTGCAAAAGGACGATCTCGCTTTTCCCGGGATGGTTGATCGCACAGTAGTTGAGAATCTGGACAGTGCTGAACTGGAATTTAAGTATAAAAAATACTATATAATTGGTTTGAATGCCCTAAACACTTGTGAAAAGAAGTTTTTTACGCACTTGGTGAATTTGGGTAAAGCTGAATTTTTATGGGACTTCGATAAGTCTTATCTGGAAGACATTCAAAATGAGGCCGGTTATTTTTTGCGTACAAACCTGGTCGAATTTCCGCCACCTGACGATTTTGAATTAAATACCGAAATTTTTAGTCAACGAAAGAATATAAAGCTGGTTGCCGTTTCGTCGGTGTACGGGCAGTCGCAACAAATTCCAAATTTTCTGACGGAAACGAGGTTGGATTATAAGGAGAAATTTGATAATACCGCAGTGGTTTTAGCCGATGAATCACTCCTGTTTTCAGCAATGGGAGCAATTCCTGAAAACATTGGAACAGTAAATGTTACCATGGGCTATTCTGTTCGAAACTCGGTAATTCACGGTTTTTTGATGTTGTTGGTTACGCTGCTTAAAAACAAACGAAAAGAGGGAAGTGGTTTTGTTGCCTATCATCGTTACGTAACCGATGTTTTAAACCATCAATTGCTTGGTGATTCGGAATCAGAAAAAAGCAAAGCATTTGTAGCTGAGTTAAAACGGACAAACAGCATTACGGTTGACCTTAGTAAAATAGATTTTGCACCGCTTTACAAGCAAATATTTCTTTTGCCCGAAAAAGTGGAAGAATACAGTCATTATTTTTTGAAAGTTTTGGGCATGTTGCATCAACAGTTTAAAGCGTCTGAAGTCAATAACGCCATGTTGCTGGAGATAATTTATTCCATTTACCAGGCCGTTGAAAAGCTTGGTATTGTTGTAAAAGGTGTAATCGATTCGCAAAAAAGAGAGATTAATGAAGCTGTATATTTTCGCCTGTTTTCGCAGTATTTAGGTCAGGTTTCAGTGGCATTTGAAGGCGAGCCATTAAGCGGATTGCAGGTGATGGGTATATTGGAAACCCGTTGTCTCGATTTTGAGAATTTGATTGTACTGGGTTTGAATGAAAACAAGTGGCCGCGAAAGTTTACTGCACCTTCGTTTATTCCCTTTAATATTCGCAAGGGTTTTGGCTTGCCGGGTATCGACGAGCAGGATGCAATGTATGGGTATTATTTTTACCGGCTTATTCAGCGTGCAAGAAATATTACTGCAACTTATAGTGTTGTAAAAGAAGGAATCGGTACAGGTGAGTTGAGCCGTTACGGTTATCAGTTGCAATACGATTCGATTCATAAACCGGAAATGAAAAATCTGGATTTTGTATTTGCCAACGATCCTGTTCAGTCCATAGAAATAAAGAGTTCGAAAGATGTTGTGCAAAAATTGCTTGAAAACAATTCGGAGGAACATCCGCTTTCTCCAAGTGCTATAAATACCTATTTGCATTGTACGCTTAAATTTTATTTTCGTTATGTGGTGAATTTGCCGGAACCCGATGAGGTAAAAGAGGAAATTGATGGAGTGGTTTTTGGAAATATCTTTCACGATACGCTGGAAGAATTGTACAAACCATTTGTGGGGAAAGTGGTAAATAAAACCGATCTCGAAAATATGTTGAAGGATCGGGTGCGTCTTGAAAATGAAATTACCAAACAAATTGCCATACACTATTTAAAAAAGAAAAAACCCATTAAAGGGCCTGTAAAGTTGCAGGGAAAAACTTTACTGATTTTTGAGAATGCAATAACATATTTGAAACAGCTTTTGCGGGTTGATTTAGCGATTGCTCCCTTTTCGGTTATTAGTCTGGAAGAAAAGTACAAAAGATGGATTGAGCTGGAGTTAAACGGGGCCAAAACCAATTTGTGTATTGGTGGAAAAATTGACCG contains:
- the ggt gene encoding gamma-glutamyltransferase — encoded protein: MKHFISTIFFLLVGSLVFAQDRVTGLTFATRSEVIAQNGMACTSQPLATQAALDILKSGGNAIDAAIAANAVLGLVEPTGNGMGGDLFAIVWDAKSKKLYGLNASGRSPYNLTLDYFKENGYEKIPSLGPLPVSVPGCVDGWFELHKKFGSKTMHEILSPAIYYAENGFPLTELIAYYWGRSSYLKEYPGFEEIFMPDGKAPEKGEIFKNLYLANTFKLIAEQGRDVFYKGEIAEKIVAYIQEQGGFLSMKDFEDHTSEWVEPISTNYRGYDVWELPPNGQGTAVLQMLNILENFDIAKMGFGTPEYMHTFIEAKKLAYEDRAKYYSDMDFNKIPIEALISKEYGKERATLINENRSARSYPAGELEQGNTIYLTTADKDGNMVSLIQSNYRGMGSGMTPGKLGFILQDRGELFALEEGHMNVYEPHKRPFHTIIPAFITKDGEPFISFGLMGGAMQPQGHVQIVCNLIDFGMNLQEAGDAPRISHDGSSQPTGEKMTDGGVVSLESGFEYQTIRELMSKGHRISYALGPYGGYQAILFDKKNKVYFGASESRKDGQAAGY
- a CDS encoding PD-(D/E)XK nuclease family protein; the encoded protein is MERFLSQCANYIYQKHSNELNELCLVFPNRRSGAFFTQYMQDVIKRPVVGPKTTTVNELISSYSDLHKGEKLQLISILYDVFRKHTKTTETFDEFYFWGEILLADFNDIDRYLVNAKDVFTNISDLKEIESIFDYLTPEQKKALEQFWGSMAVVDKKGFQEKYTFIWDKLFPVYVDFKKELQKDDLAFPGMVDRTVVENLDSAELEFKYKKYYIIGLNALNTCEKKFFTHLVNLGKAEFLWDFDKSYLEDIQNEAGYFLRTNLVEFPPPDDFELNTEIFSQRKNIKLVAVSSVYGQSQQIPNFLTETRLDYKEKFDNTAVVLADESLLFSAMGAIPENIGTVNVTMGYSVRNSVIHGFLMLLVTLLKNKRKEGSGFVAYHRYVTDVLNHQLLGDSESEKSKAFVAELKRTNSITVDLSKIDFAPLYKQIFLLPEKVEEYSHYFLKVLGMLHQQFKASEVNNAMLLEIIYSIYQAVEKLGIVVKGVIDSQKREINEAVYFRLFSQYLGQVSVAFEGEPLSGLQVMGILETRCLDFENLIVLGLNENKWPRKFTAPSFIPFNIRKGFGLPGIDEQDAMYGYYFYRLIQRARNITATYSVVKEGIGTGELSRYGYQLQYDSIHKPEMKNLDFVFANDPVQSIEIKSSKDVVQKLLENNSEEHPLSPSAINTYLHCTLKFYFRYVVNLPEPDEVKEEIDGVVFGNIFHDTLEELYKPFVGKVVNKTDLENMLKDRVRLENEITKQIAIHYLKKKKPIKGPVKLQGKTLLIFENAITYLKQLLRVDLAIAPFSVISLEEKYKRWIELELNGAKTNLCIGGKIDRVDKVDGQLRVLDYKTGNVESLGFSKIEDLFDAEIKKPKKEILQALIYSWGLSENISNEAIQPAIYSLRSLFSESFSPNVKLNKNDVLFEDLKEDFEINLKQLVTEIYSERNTFKQTEHIEKCQYCPYSGICRRF